The following proteins are co-located in the Piscirickettsia litoralis genome:
- a CDS encoding TatD family hydrolase, giving the protein MFVDSHCHLNYFLEDNKLPDIISQAKNAQVSHMLCVAVNMERFGEVIKIAEDHDQVTASVGKHPTEMDGVEPSLNELINHAQHPKIVAIGESGLDYYYGAEHKKEQQQRFTTHIQAAVRTQLPLIVHTRDAREDTIQLLGDIGQGNCPGVLHCFTESWQMAKAALDLGFYISFSGIVTFKNAKELQEVARKVPLDRILIETDAPYLAPVPHRGKQNQPAFVSHVGQFMADLREMPIEKMAELTTNNFYQLFNKAKCFR; this is encoded by the coding sequence CATTGCCATTTAAATTACTTTTTAGAAGATAATAAATTACCGGACATTATTTCCCAAGCTAAAAACGCTCAAGTCTCGCATATGTTGTGTGTGGCGGTGAATATGGAGCGTTTTGGCGAGGTCATTAAGATTGCCGAAGATCATGATCAGGTGACCGCCTCTGTTGGTAAGCACCCAACGGAAATGGACGGGGTAGAACCGAGTTTAAATGAGTTAATCAATCATGCGCAACACCCTAAAATCGTTGCAATTGGTGAGTCTGGTTTAGATTATTATTATGGCGCTGAGCATAAGAAAGAGCAGCAGCAGCGTTTTACGACACATATCCAAGCGGCTGTCCGCACACAACTACCATTGATTGTTCATACGCGGGATGCCCGTGAAGATACTATTCAGTTACTAGGCGATATCGGGCAAGGAAATTGTCCAGGTGTTTTGCATTGCTTTACTGAAAGTTGGCAGATGGCTAAAGCCGCACTGGATTTAGGTTTTTATATTTCTTTTTCTGGGATAGTGACTTTTAAAAATGCTAAAGAACTGCAAGAAGTTGCAAGAAAAGTGCCGTTAGATAGAATTTTAATTGAAACTGATGCACCTTATTTGGCGCCTGTCCCTCATCGAGGCAAGCAAAATCAGCCGGCATTTGTTAGTCATGTTGGGCAGTTTATGGCGGATTTACGTGAAATGCCTATCGAGAAAATGGCAGAATTAACAACAAATAACTTTTATCAGTTATTTAACAAGGCTAAATGCTTTCGTTAG
- a CDS encoding MFS transporter: MTKKQQYRIIYLITLIQAISIIDFMLIMPLGPFLAHSLNIDPNNIGILAGSYMLAGAVIGVLVARRLDRFDRRPIMLFLLAGLAITTFLSTRCYNLTTLLSLRILAGCFGGPISAMVLAIVSDVIPEKERGKAISIVMSAMSISAIIGVPFGLFLANIGSWRTPFYLTSFLCLILFGLTTYLLPTLCDHIKNKQEMKTGFSLWAALHNKKARLAYFCQILNAMASFLIVPNMAIYFTLNLNFPLTGLSLLYIAAGTISFFAMQVVGRLIDKGYSRIILSLFTLTWCLTLLSVFNNSLQNYWQGHLVVPVIAIMFFMMSNVSRRLVLNTLSSKVPKPHQRAGYMSLQVSCVNLAMALGAIGSTFILTTSHNQINHMTDLSILASALAIISLYGGFKLHQLLQLAS; the protein is encoded by the coding sequence ATGACTAAAAAACAGCAATATCGTATTATTTATCTGATTACTTTAATTCAGGCTATCAGTATTATTGATTTTATGCTCATTATGCCACTTGGCCCTTTTTTAGCGCATAGTCTAAACATTGACCCTAATAATATCGGGATATTAGCCGGCAGTTATATGCTTGCAGGAGCGGTTATCGGCGTTCTAGTCGCTCGTCGTCTTGATCGATTTGATCGTCGTCCTATCATGCTATTTTTACTAGCCGGCCTTGCAATCACAACTTTTCTATCAACACGCTGCTATAATCTAACCACCTTGCTGAGTTTGCGCATTCTTGCCGGCTGTTTTGGCGGTCCAATCTCAGCGATGGTACTCGCCATTGTCAGCGATGTTATTCCTGAGAAAGAACGTGGTAAAGCCATTTCTATCGTCATGAGCGCGATGTCAATCTCTGCAATCATCGGTGTGCCTTTTGGCTTATTTTTAGCAAATATCGGCAGCTGGAGAACCCCTTTTTATCTCACTTCTTTTTTATGCTTAATTTTATTCGGATTAACCACCTATTTACTCCCTACGCTTTGCGATCACATCAAAAATAAGCAAGAAATGAAAACTGGTTTCTCCCTGTGGGCTGCACTGCATAACAAAAAAGCGCGTTTAGCCTATTTTTGTCAGATTTTAAATGCAATGGCTTCTTTTTTAATTGTTCCTAATATGGCTATTTACTTCACGCTTAACTTAAATTTCCCTCTCACAGGATTAAGCTTACTTTATATCGCGGCGGGGACAATCAGTTTTTTTGCCATGCAAGTTGTCGGGCGATTGATCGATAAAGGCTATTCACGCATTATCCTAAGCTTATTTACGCTAACCTGGTGTTTAACTCTACTCAGTGTTTTCAACAACTCATTGCAAAACTATTGGCAAGGTCACCTGGTTGTCCCGGTCATTGCTATCATGTTTTTTATGATGTCCAATGTGTCTCGTCGTTTAGTACTCAACACATTAAGCTCCAAGGTCCCTAAGCCACATCAACGTGCAGGCTATATGAGCCTACAAGTTTCCTGTGTTAATTTAGCCATGGCCCTTGGCGCAATTGGCTCAACATTTATCCTTACAACCTCTCATAACCAAATCAACCATATGACCGACCTAAGCATTCTTGCCAGCGCCTTAGCGATCATATCGCTATACGGTGGCTTTAAGCTCCATCAACTCTTGCAACTTGCCTCATAA
- a CDS encoding MarR family winged helix-turn-helix transcriptional regulator, whose amino-acid sequence MNAQQFKSLHHAWRRASQQFRRNRKPILERFNLTKTDVKVLMTLNKKSTLTKNDLAHLLDFTPSSLTRSLDRLTAKSLIEKNACQEDKRHIKIMLTAAGFNMVKNYRSAMHVYWDSMLHDISDQDLEKFTELLQRIGNHND is encoded by the coding sequence ATGAACGCCCAACAATTTAAATCTTTACACCATGCCTGGCGCCGGGCATCCCAACAATTTCGCCGCAATCGTAAACCAATACTAGAACGTTTTAACCTCACTAAAACAGATGTCAAAGTGCTTATGACTTTAAACAAAAAAAGCACGCTGACTAAAAATGACCTTGCACACCTTCTTGATTTCACTCCCTCTTCACTCACACGCTCTTTGGACCGACTCACTGCAAAATCACTGATAGAAAAAAATGCCTGCCAAGAAGATAAACGTCATATAAAAATAATGCTCACAGCAGCTGGTTTTAATATGGTAAAAAACTATCGATCAGCAATGCATGTTTATTGGGATAGCATGCTTCATGATATTTCAGATCAAGATTTAGAAAAATTTACCGAATTACTTCAACGCATTGGCAATCACAATGACTAA
- a CDS encoding 3-hydroxybutyrate dehydrogenase — protein sequence MELRLEGKVAIVTGAASGLGRAIAEKYASSGANVVIADLNQDSASEVAKEITEKNGVTALGVAMDVTSEEQVNAGVQKVAQDLGNVDVLVSNAGVQIIAPIVEFEYEAWKRLLDIHINGTFLTTKACMQQMIKSGLGGSIIVMGSIHSVEASMNKSAYVTAKHGLLGFTRAIAKEGAKHNIRANLIGPGFVRTPLVEKQIPEQAKTLGISEEEVVKKVMLGNTVTGEFTTLDDIATLALMFAAFPTDVLTGQSMLATHGWHME from the coding sequence ATGGAATTACGTTTAGAAGGTAAGGTGGCTATTGTTACAGGCGCTGCGAGCGGTTTGGGTCGGGCGATTGCAGAAAAATATGCAAGCTCTGGGGCTAATGTTGTTATTGCTGATTTAAATCAAGACAGTGCAAGTGAAGTCGCTAAAGAAATTACTGAAAAAAATGGTGTGACTGCTTTGGGTGTCGCAATGGATGTGACTTCTGAAGAGCAGGTCAATGCTGGTGTGCAAAAAGTTGCTCAAGATTTAGGCAATGTTGATGTCTTAGTGAGTAATGCCGGAGTGCAGATTATTGCACCGATCGTTGAGTTTGAATATGAGGCTTGGAAACGGCTTTTAGATATTCATATTAATGGCACATTTTTAACGACTAAAGCATGCATGCAACAGATGATAAAATCAGGTCTAGGCGGTAGTATTATTGTCATGGGGTCGATTCACTCAGTAGAAGCTTCTATGAATAAATCAGCTTATGTCACGGCCAAGCACGGTTTATTGGGTTTTACACGTGCTATTGCGAAAGAAGGCGCTAAGCATAATATTCGTGCGAACTTAATTGGTCCAGGTTTTGTTAGAACGCCACTCGTTGAAAAACAAATTCCAGAGCAAGCAAAAACCTTGGGAATCAGTGAAGAGGAAGTTGTCAAAAAAGTCATGCTTGGAAATACCGTCACAGGGGAATTTACAACCCTTGATGATATTGCAACTTTGGCACTTATGTTTGCAGCCTTTCCAACTGACGTGCTAACCGGGCAGTCAATGCTCGCAACGCATGGCTGGCATATGGAGTAA
- a CDS encoding ankyrin repeat domain-containing protein: MLKKLIETYKGIDLSIRDSEGKTPLILLSKMGTKSATDLACYLLSKKPGKLTAKDNNGLSVDQYAILHGNIHLMRELAKTGKFSFTNIEGELSRMRMRSIGINNVLKSVSIDPTRAENAKQNNLVDKLGQPIVVFDSGFKVHEITAKRKRSSGEKLRSLRKYPFIDTVKLKRTSDIQSSMSESHKESFFEQYKALSKRSISDKCHQDQLTLSKTPLLQKQLQEEAWKGYTQGLTDHTLKSGPLSFLGPKDVAHYTQVSKRHHSATQPFLNTFINPSKQSNSESIVQL; this comes from the coding sequence ATGCTGAAAAAATTAATTGAAACTTATAAAGGAATAGATCTATCAATCAGAGATAGTGAGGGAAAAACACCCTTAATACTTCTCTCAAAAATGGGAACTAAAAGTGCAACTGACCTTGCTTGCTACCTTCTTTCCAAAAAACCAGGTAAATTAACAGCTAAAGACAATAATGGGTTAAGCGTTGACCAATATGCAATACTGCATGGAAATATTCACCTAATGAGAGAGCTCGCAAAAACCGGAAAGTTTTCTTTCACTAATATTGAAGGTGAATTAAGTAGGATGAGGATGCGCAGCATTGGTATCAATAATGTATTGAAGTCTGTGAGTATTGATCCAACCAGAGCAGAAAATGCTAAACAAAACAACCTTGTTGATAAGCTTGGGCAACCAATAGTTGTTTTTGATTCAGGATTTAAAGTTCATGAAATTACTGCTAAAAGAAAGAGAAGCTCAGGAGAAAAGTTAAGGAGCTTAAGAAAGTATCCGTTTATTGATACAGTAAAACTTAAAAGAACATCAGATATACAGTCAAGTATGTCTGAATCACACAAAGAATCATTCTTTGAACAATATAAGGCACTTTCCAAGAGGAGTATTTCAGATAAATGCCATCAGGATCAACTCACCCTTTCTAAAACTCCATTATTACAAAAGCAGCTGCAAGAGGAAGCGTGGAAAGGGTATACGCAAGGTTTAACAGATCACACATTAAAAAGTGGTCCTCTGTCATTTTTAGGGCCTAAAGATGTTGCTCATTATACTCAAGTTAGCAAAAGACATCACTCTGCTACTCAGCCATTTTTAAACACGTTTATTAATCCGTCTAAACAAAGTAATAGCGAGAGCATAGTGCAATTATAA
- a CDS encoding pyruvate, water dikinase regulatory protein: MKYPVFFISDSTAITTETVGLSLLAQFPSLEFNKYTLPFIDTPLKAQQAYELINKKSEQYGQNALVFSSMVQPELCHIIQQANALVLDLFEHYLTELEQFFHKTSKHAIGLAHKPEAEESYKQRIAAVDFSMLSDDGTNLKHYEKAEVILVGVSRSGKTPTCLYLALQYGIRAANYPLVAEDFLDTSLPKALKDHQDKLIGLTIEPNRLHAIRKERRSTRAYADPGLCRQEIRYANQLFQRYNIPSLDTTHRSIEELSARIIALKGFKQNSD; the protein is encoded by the coding sequence ATGAAGTACCCTGTCTTCTTTATTTCAGATTCGACCGCAATTACAACAGAGACCGTCGGCTTGAGCTTACTCGCTCAATTCCCAAGCCTAGAGTTCAATAAGTATACCTTACCCTTTATCGACACGCCCTTAAAAGCGCAACAAGCTTATGAACTCATTAACAAAAAATCAGAGCAATACGGCCAGAATGCCCTGGTTTTTTCTAGCATGGTCCAGCCTGAACTCTGTCATATTATCCAGCAGGCGAATGCACTCGTTCTCGATTTATTCGAGCACTATTTAACCGAACTTGAGCAGTTTTTTCATAAAACCTCAAAACATGCGATCGGCCTTGCTCATAAACCCGAAGCCGAAGAAAGCTATAAACAGCGCATTGCCGCCGTCGATTTTTCAATGCTCAGTGACGATGGCACGAATTTAAAACACTATGAGAAAGCAGAAGTAATTTTAGTCGGAGTATCGCGCTCTGGAAAAACTCCGACCTGTCTTTATCTTGCCTTGCAATATGGCATACGGGCGGCAAATTACCCCCTCGTCGCCGAAGATTTTCTCGATACTTCTCTGCCCAAAGCCCTCAAAGACCATCAAGACAAGTTGATTGGTTTAACCATCGAACCCAATCGCTTGCATGCCATCCGCAAAGAACGCCGCTCTACGCGCGCTTATGCGGACCCAGGGCTGTGTCGCCAAGAGATTCGCTATGCCAACCAGCTTTTTCAGCGCTACAACATTCCCTCTCTTGATACCACACACCGCTCTATCGAAGAGCTATCAGCACGCATTATTGCCCTAAAAGGGTTTAAACAAAATAGTGATTAA
- the ppsA gene encoding phosphoenolpyruvate synthase — protein MMQCNFVVPLSKVNREDVASVGGKNASLGEMLQHLTGLGVQVPSGVATTAAAFQYFLSENNLAEKINGALVDLNVDQVDDLSRAGKQIRELILSAPFPASLEEEILTALKAFIEDEAMPVAVRSSATAEDLPTASFAGQQETFLNVRGYRDILVKIKEVYASLYNDRAIAYRVHQGFAHEEVSISVGIQRMVESAVSGVMFTLDTETGFDDVVLINGAYGLGESVVQGSVSPDEFYVHKQNIQEGRPAVLRRTLGSKALQLTYKDGGGIVESEVELAKTQVFCLTDQEAEELARFALCIEKHYGCPMDIEWGKDQNDGKLYILQARPETVQSQAQVIERYQLKEHSQVISSGRSVGKKIASGRVRLLKGLQDMNDFQAGDILVTDMTDPDWEPIMKRAAAIVTNRGGRTCHAAIIARELGVPAVVGCGDATHELKDGQIVTVSCAEGDTGYIYEGALGFDVQEINCEAMPEIPVKIMMNVAHPERAFALSRLPHEGVGLARLEFVIGRTIGIHPQALLEYDKQSADVKAEIDERTAAYASPVDFYVEKIVESVATLAAAFAPKRVIVRLSDFKSNEYANLLGGDVYEPDEENPMIGFRGASRYVSDSFKPCFELECKALLKVREEYGFKNVDVMVPFVRTLAEGQQVVDLLSEYGINKSNDMNLYMMCELPSNVVLIDEFLEIFDGVSIGSNDLTQLTLGLDRDSGIVAHLFDERNLAVKRLLEQVISRCKARGRYVGICGQGPSDYPELAEWLLEQGIDSMSLNADTVLSTWLSLSKRDQN, from the coding sequence ATGATGCAGTGCAATTTCGTTGTTCCACTTTCCAAGGTTAATCGTGAAGATGTTGCTAGTGTAGGCGGTAAGAACGCTTCACTCGGAGAGATGCTACAGCATCTAACTGGGCTCGGCGTACAAGTTCCCTCTGGTGTAGCAACGACTGCCGCTGCGTTCCAATATTTCCTCAGTGAAAATAATTTAGCTGAGAAAATTAATGGAGCGCTGGTTGATCTGAATGTTGATCAGGTGGATGATCTGTCTCGCGCAGGCAAACAGATTCGTGAGCTTATTTTATCTGCACCTTTTCCTGCTTCTTTGGAAGAAGAAATTTTAACAGCGCTCAAAGCCTTTATTGAAGATGAGGCAATGCCTGTTGCGGTACGTTCTTCAGCGACGGCAGAGGATTTACCGACAGCCTCTTTTGCCGGTCAACAAGAGACATTTTTGAATGTGCGTGGTTATCGAGACATTTTGGTAAAAATTAAAGAGGTTTATGCCTCTTTATATAATGACCGTGCGATTGCTTATCGTGTTCACCAAGGCTTTGCTCACGAGGAGGTGTCTATTTCTGTCGGTATTCAGCGCATGGTCGAAAGTGCCGTCAGTGGAGTGATGTTTACGCTGGATACTGAAACTGGTTTTGATGATGTTGTGCTCATCAATGGCGCTTATGGTTTGGGTGAGAGTGTTGTGCAAGGCAGTGTCAGTCCCGATGAATTTTATGTTCATAAGCAAAATATTCAAGAAGGCCGTCCTGCGGTATTACGCCGTACTCTAGGCAGTAAAGCATTACAATTAACCTATAAAGACGGTGGTGGTATTGTCGAATCAGAAGTGGAGCTTGCCAAGACCCAAGTATTTTGCTTAACAGACCAAGAAGCCGAAGAGCTTGCTCGTTTTGCTTTGTGCATTGAAAAGCACTATGGCTGCCCGATGGATATCGAGTGGGGTAAAGACCAGAACGACGGTAAGCTCTATATCCTTCAAGCGCGTCCGGAAACAGTACAAAGCCAGGCACAAGTGATCGAGCGTTATCAGCTCAAAGAACATAGCCAGGTGATCTCTTCAGGTCGCAGTGTCGGTAAGAAAATCGCTTCAGGTCGTGTGCGCTTGTTAAAAGGCTTGCAGGACATGAATGACTTTCAAGCGGGTGATATTCTTGTTACGGATATGACAGACCCTGATTGGGAGCCGATTATGAAGCGTGCGGCGGCGATTGTGACCAATCGAGGAGGGCGTACCTGTCATGCGGCCATCATTGCCCGTGAGCTCGGAGTACCTGCGGTTGTTGGATGTGGCGATGCGACCCATGAATTAAAAGATGGCCAAATCGTGACTGTGAGCTGTGCAGAAGGCGATACTGGCTATATTTATGAGGGTGCCTTGGGCTTTGATGTACAGGAAATAAATTGTGAGGCGATGCCTGAGATTCCTGTCAAGATCATGATGAATGTTGCGCACCCTGAGCGTGCTTTTGCTCTATCACGCTTGCCGCATGAGGGAGTGGGTCTTGCGCGCTTAGAATTTGTCATTGGCCGGACCATCGGCATCCATCCGCAAGCCTTGTTGGAGTATGATAAGCAGTCAGCCGATGTTAAAGCTGAAATCGATGAGCGTACCGCCGCCTATGCGTCCCCAGTGGACTTTTATGTTGAGAAGATCGTTGAGAGTGTGGCAACGCTTGCTGCGGCCTTTGCGCCGAAGCGAGTGATCGTACGTTTATCTGACTTTAAGTCGAATGAATACGCTAATCTATTGGGCGGTGATGTTTACGAGCCTGATGAAGAGAATCCGATGATCGGGTTCCGTGGTGCGTCTCGTTATGTGTCTGATAGCTTTAAGCCGTGTTTTGAGTTGGAGTGCAAAGCGTTACTGAAAGTGCGTGAAGAGTATGGCTTTAAGAATGTTGATGTGATGGTGCCCTTTGTACGGACTTTGGCTGAGGGGCAGCAGGTGGTTGATTTATTGTCTGAATATGGCATTAATAAATCCAATGACATGAACCTTTATATGATGTGTGAGTTGCCATCGAATGTAGTGCTTATCGATGAGTTCTTAGAGATCTTTGATGGGGTATCCATAGGTTCGAATGATTTAACCCAGTTAACCCTAGGTTTAGATCGAGACTCAGGCATTGTTGCTCATTTATTTGATGAGCGTAATTTGGCGGTGAAGCGCTTGCTTGAACAGGTCATCTCTCGCTGTAAGGCACGTGGTCGTTATGTGGGGATCTGTGGTCAAGGTCCATCCGACTACCCCGAACTTGCCGAATGGTTATTAGAGCAAGGAATCGATAGTATGTCCTTGAATGCGGACACTGTGCTTTCGACTTGGCTTTCTTTATCAAAAAGAGACCAAAACTAG